The window TCAAGTAAACGACAGCAAGAAGCCTCTCTTGGTTATTATCCTGCTAACATTTCGTACAGACTTCAAAACagtcatcatctccaacaatGGCGGCAGTATACCAAGACATCTACTCTGAAGACGAGCTCTCCATGCTCCTAGCTCGTCAGTTGAACTTCAACAATCCCTTACCAGCACAACCAGAGCAAGTCCTAGAACCCGTGGCCGTCGCAGCGCCACAACCAGTCCAGGCTCCCAAGATAGTGTACATCTCCCAGCACTACAACCACTCGGCAGCCCACCTGGCCAAACAAAaggagcaacagcaacaacaacaagaaacccCAGCCCGACCCTCCTCGGAGCCCCCCCAAAGCGAACACGCGGCCATCGAACGTGTCCTCCGTGAATACTCGGTCGATtcaaccaacctctcccccgcccaGTTCCACCTCTTCAAAACCGTCGACGACCCCCAACGCATGCACTTGATCGAACTCTGGCGCGCctgccccccacccccccaacacccctcaGATGTTGACTacaactccaccacctccctagACCAGGAAGAAGCACTCGCTCGAATGCGCTGGGAGCAGGCCCAGCAAGACGAAATGGAAGCCGAACTCCAGGCTCAGCTCGAGCACGAGTACCAGATCCAAATGGAGGAGCagcaacgacagcaacaacaagggcaGCGACAGCAGGAAATGATCATCTCGTTGGATGGGACCCCCTTGACGCCAGTTCAGGTGGGAGATGGTAGGTGGATCCAGACGACGGCAGAGTATGGGGATATGGAACCTTACATGGCGACTGGGTAtcaggaggagctggcgagACGTGAGTATGAAGAATCTGCTAGGCGGGCGCTACTTTTGGCTGAGCCATATGAAAAGGACATGATGAGCGGGCCGTACAGCCAGTTTGGGCCTGCGCTCGTCCAACCAGGGGGTGTCATCGGTACTGGGACGGGTGGTAATAGCGAGGCTAAGAGGGCGACGGACCCGGTGTACAAGTCCGTCGGGGTGGACTGGGCGGCAattcggaggagggaggaggagtaccAGATGAGCATGTCGGAGCAGTATGGGAGGTTGATGCTGGctaggggggtggaggatgaggaggatgaggagatgttGTGAGTTTTGATTACGTTGAGATATTGGTATGTGGCTCGGGTTCCGGGTCGGGAAAGAGTTCTGTCGGTCATCGGATCTCGGAGGAGGGACTGTGATGGATCTTGCATAAGCATTGTTTGTGGCGATTGGTGTTGATTTATTAGAATGCAGAAGATGGCGAGCTGAATCTGATCATTTGATATCGAAGAGTATGTGAGGGTTGCTGGCTGGGTCAGTGGCTTGTTTGTGATACTTGATCGTTGCAAATGGATTGGTTTGGTTGAGCGAGCTGTGCCTTTCGACGGACCGGGACCAGGAACCCAGAGCTGAAGTCGAAGCCTGTCAGGAGGGTAAACTGGAGTACTCCGCTCGGTCAACGACACAGAGGTTCTTGCCTCATAGGAACTTtggccttggtcttggctgaTGGTGGCTTGACTTGAAGACGAAGCTACCTTGCCTTCTTGATTCGGATGTTCAGTTTGAGGCAAAAAATTGTTCATGTCTGAAAGCAATCGGAGGCGAGATGTCGAGACATAAAAGCACAGGATTTGAAGGCTTCGCACATTTTGAATAACCAAACTAGTTACCTCTCTGCTATTGTTTTGTGTACTTTTCAGACAGCGTCGCCAACCCTGTACACCTGCAACAAAATGGTTCGCCTTCTAGCTATTTTCTTTTCCGCTCTTACATTCATGGGCGTATCTGCGCAAACACCAGGAACAACCGGCCAATATGTTCTCGACACTATCGCCGCACTGCAAGCCAACGCTACCAAACTTCAGATCGAGGCACAGAAGCTCAATTCTCTTAGCTGTGCCCAGTATCTCACTCGCACTGGTCCCTTCACAGCGATTCTTCCAATCTTGGAGGACATCAAGGCCGGTTTGCTTGTCGCTAATCCAGTGATGCGCTCACTCACCCCCCTGAACGATTCAGTCTGCACTTCAGCCGACTTCGCAGTCTCTACAAGCATTACAGCCAAGCTTGGAGGGGTGACGTCGTCTTTCGTACGCAGTCTTACCAGGCTGAGCGGCAAGGGACAGCTCAATGCCTGCTCCCTAGTCCCGTCTGCTGCACAGGCTATTCGCACGCCTCTGGAGCAGTTGAGCATTGTTGTTCTGGTGAGTTGATTCTCAATACACCTTTTCTTGTCCGGTTTCAACGATCACTAGTAAATACGCATCACTTATCGGAAGCAGCGCTAACCTTGTTACAATCACAGGAGTTTTACCTCAGTATATTTCCACTCACACCTTTCCAGGGAGACCCGCAGGCAGTGCAATACAATACGGTTCAGGAGTTGCTTGCTCTTGCTATTGCGGCGTATTCTCCGGTTGTTGGAATTCTTCCGTAAATCAAAACATCGGCATATGGCGAGGGAAGGATATTGATTGTAACTACACGCTTCCATGGCATTCTAGCCACATAGGGGGTACATTGAGTACCCAGTTAACATAGTGAAAGCGAAATATTATTTGCCATCTTTATTATCACAATGCTTTGTCTTAACCGTGGAATTGGCCAATCTTTGGAAGGCGCTGCCctcctacctacctgctTACCTGGGTAGTTTGTCCGCTCTCCCATGTGGGATGATGCTCGCCACGgccaaccaacaacacttcCACAGCATGTTGGGGATTGACCTCTTATTTCCACGCCAAAACTTTATCCGACACTATTTTGCGCCTTTTCTTCAAGGTACACAAGAGACGGGAGTCACTAGCGTTATTCATGCGGTCGATGATGGGAAATCTGCAAAGATCTGTCCCGGATGTCTGCAATCGCCCTCCAGCGTCTTGGTGGCTTCGGAAAGGAAAGTTCCAGGCCCGAATAAATCATGATCGTGTGCATATCTACTTTCTCGCATTCGGCTGTTGTCATCACAAGTGCCCTATCGAAAGCCTCGCCAGATGCCCAACAACCTACGTTCTCGACAGCATCGCGGCTTTACAAGGCGACACCACCAGACTTGAAGCTCCCAACACTTTCAGCTGCCCTCTTTACCTGCCTAGGTATGTTATCAGACAAGGGACCTTTACCAAAGTTATCCCTGTCGTGAAATATTTGGAACACTGCTCGTTTCCGGCCCAACAATCAACACTTTCAGGCCCTTGAACGAAACGATCCCGGCCGGTCTGGCGAGATCCCAAGAGATCTTAAGGGTCATACGGCCTGCACCACCTACCTTTCCAGGAACCTCGAGTCAAAGGTACCTAGGAAAGCATCAAATATTCGCAGGTTGGGTAGGCTTCTGTCCCACACACACTCAAAGCCACCAATTCGAGGTTTTCGTCTATGGTGGTCACGGGTGCATCCTTTGAGATACCCACAGATCTACCAACCGGCTCGGTGGCTTTCGTGAGACTTCAGCCCGGCCAGTAGAGTCTTTTGCTTAGCGAATTGTGCCCCCCCAACAGTATGAGGGGATACTGACTGATAGAGGGCCCTTTCTCCAGTCTCCAGTGGCGAGGTTGGTAAGGTATGTCGGGAAACCTGATTTCATGTCTCAAGAATTTCAGAAGAGGTGAACATCGAATACTGGGCAGATCGACTACTGATTCGAGAGTCTGCGATGCGTCTATAAGAAGCCTTAGACCTCTTGATACAACCGACTGCTTCACTTCTGTGGATCACAACGAATTGAAACATCATCCTATCGACAATTTCACGGGACCGACTTATTCTGCCTTCGCCTTCCGCAGTAACCCCCCAAGCAAAGATGATCCGTCTTTTGACTGTTTTCTTGTCTGCCCTTGCCGCCGTGGGCTGTGTCTCAGCACAGGCGTCCCCAAACGCGCAAACTGCGGTCGACAAGACTCAGGAATACTTCAACGAAGCTCTTGCTCTCCGAGCTCAGACTGATGAAATCGGTACTCTCAGCTGTGCTCAGTACGCCGTGAACATGGGGCCCTACACCAAGATTGTGCCCACTTTGGAAAGGATCAAGGGAATCTTCGATGCCTACAAGCAAATTGTCAACTTTCAGCCTCCACTGAACCTCAATATTCCGGAAGAGGCCGCCGCAGGCAACAAGACTGTATACTTCCTGGGTGCGGCAACCATCGAAATTGGTACAGCCTTCGACAGAATGACCAAGACGGGGACAGCTAATCTTTGCACTCTCCCGATGCTGGGAACTaagatcaagaaggcttTGCAGGATGTGAAGGCGGTTTCTAGGGTAAGCTGTTTTACCCTCGTCCCATTATTTTCCTCGGTGTTTTTGGGAAGTGTGGACAATGTGCTGACAGGGGTTTCTCAACTTTTATGTAGCCGTTTTACTTGTCCCTTGCGTCTTTTCATCCTACTGCAGAACGGAATATTGGAGGATTATTGTTCACTTTCGAGAGCAATATTGAGGCAGCCATCCAGGTTTATTCAAGCCCTATTCCAGTTTGATCGATAATTGTATGGGCGCGGAAAAGCATAtagggtggtggggggtgacAGGCGGGACACGAGACTTTAGGCTGTTAGACCTTTCGTTGCAGTTTTCGTTTCATATAAATTGCCTTCAAGGGGCCATTACCTGATAATATCTTGACAAACTGCCCAACCACGTTGTAGGTCTCTTTTTGCTTGCGAATTAAGACAATCACCAAAGTTAAGGTACCTATCCAACACAGCAGGTTGATGTCCGTGTCATTCCAACACATTAGATCGAATTCGGGGCCGAATCAGACCTCTTAGCACGCAAATAGACTTGTGATAGTGACGATGGCAAAATCAGTGGTGTTCGTCTCTGTACCAGGAATCATGGCTGGGGACTGGCCTTGCTCTAGGGTAGTCATTGAAGGGATTTCAAATGGGCTTCAGTCTGTGTTACCCCAGGCGGGACTTTCGCTCTGAAGTGTCTTTCATGGTGCGATAACTGCCAGGTACCTAGAATTCGGGCCGAAAATCGAAGGGCGTCAGCCACTCAATAAGACTGACCTGGCGGCTATGACCGCTAAGCTATCTTGACTTATATTGGCAGAGCAACTCTCCAAGTGAACGACGCTTTGGATGCCATGATCGAGCTAGGAGGCTTGATTAATCTCTGTACTGTTGCCCCAAACCTTGGAAAGGGGATGAGTGATGTCTTGAAGGAAGTTCAGATCTACGTTTCGATGAGTCTTCACAGATACTTTCGTGCACCATTGAGAAATCCACAGAGAACCCCAGCTGGACATGGAAAGGTTCCTGCGGTCTTgcagccaacatcatcgAGGATGTTGATATTTTCTTGTTGTATAGGGCCTCATAATGGTACAATAAACCGATGGCTGACCTCCCGACGGCAAAGGGGGGTGATAAAGACGCATGGATACTGACTGGTTTTAGAACACAAAACTCTCCTGACTTCCATGTTATTTCGCTAGTAATGTCTAAGCCGCTAATGCTGTACAAACCTCTTCTGTCAGTGACATCTACATACATACTTTCGTGCCGAAACAACTCACAGCCGGCTTTTTCTCGCTTAAGTGAGTCGGTGGCGGCTTTTGTGATACTTGATTACGAGTGATCTATTAGTCTGGTGAGCAATCGCCTCTTCGCGAGAGAAGTAGAGTTCGATTTACGGAAGTTGAGACCAGAATTGAAAAGCGGAAAGAAGGATCATCGTGCGTGGGAGAAGTGTTACGGCTGCTGAATGCTTGGATTCCCACCACATTGCACCTTCCACTTGGGATAAGCAGCCACTTGATCATAGAGATCAAGACTGCACAGATAATTGGCTTTGATTATGACTTGTGTGGCTTACTTGGTGTTGCACCATTGATTTGGAGTGATGATATCGGAAGTGGGAAGTTTCGGATGAGGGCAGGAGCCCCAGAGGCGTCGGAAACGAGAAGTCTCGGATGATGCGTCTTGTATCATCTTACCTGACTGATGGATAACCAGACGCCCGATGGATCTCAAAGATGGCCAACAATAAATACCTGGACTCACCTGTTTCTatgccttcttcttttgtcaGTAGGGTATTCTTAAGCCAGCACGCCGtgcgttttttttttctttcacaTCAAAAAACCTCAAGATGGTTTCAATTTCAACCCTTTTGATCTCCGCCATCACCGCTGTAAGCGTCTCAGCACAGGCACCAGCCGAAGCCCAAGACACCATCACAAGGGTCTACAATTACTGGACTGATGCACTAGAGCTCCGAAGAGAAGTGGGGCAGGTCAATGACCTCAGTTGTCTCCTGTACACTCTCTTCGGGACGGGACCACTAGCAAAAGTCATCCCTATTCTGGATCGAGTTACAGCAAACTTTCTGGAGACTTCGCGGGCCGTCGTCACCCTTGAACCACTCAATGCCACCATTccggccgaggaagaggctggaAAGGAGATTGATAGCTACGTGGCCAAAGGGACCATCGAAATCACCGGGGCGTTTAGCAGGTTATCTACAGCGAGTACCGTCAACCCGTGCACTATCCCGGGCCTTGGGTCTGCAACCCTCACGGCTTTGAGGAATCTGAAAGTGGAGTCTCAGGTATTTTTCCACTCTCACTTCCTGtccctcctctcttcctgATTTTTGGTAGCTGTCTGTTTCATGCTGACTCTCGAAATTCTTTTAGCCATTCTACTACGAAGTTCGAAATTATGTCCCTGCCCGGGCAGTCGAGATCGAACGTAATCTGGTCCTCTTCATGAATTCTATTGATGCCGTCATCGCAGAATTCGGAAGTGTCATTGACACCTGATGTGCAAAACATGTTTTATATGGACTGGAGTATAACCGGTTTGCTTTTCGTTCAATTCTGGTCTTTTGGATGTCAGTATTTCTTTATCTCGAAATTGGGTTATTTTGTCGGATGAAATTCGTTACCATCTGACATGTGGGTGTTATCATTTTTCCGGTTTCCTTCTCTTCACAGTTGTGGGATGTCTTGTATTAAAAGGGATGCACAAAGATTATTTGAATAAGCAGCTATATACAAGAAAACACCTTCCTTTAAAGCACTCCCAAGTGTGCTTTCATCTTCTGCCCACGACATTCGAGTCTGCTCTGTCATTCTTGACATCAACTGGAGCTCGATCATGCAAGGAGCAATCTTCTCTCATCTGCCCACACCCGCTGAGGGAAGACTGTTAGCACCCCCCCCAAATTTAGTACGGCGAATTCGGCCTCTCGACTACCGCTCTTAACAGAAGCTCAATATGCATGCGTCTTGTGCTCCTTCCACAGAAACCAGTTTACCTCTATGGTCGCCTGCTTCTCAATGCTGTTGTAGACAGTCAcgtctcctcggcctcgtcccGAGTAATTGCCTTTGTAGAACTGCCCAGTCAGGAAAACTGAATTGGTGCTGCTTTCAGGTTGCCACTTGGGTGCAACTGACACACGGTCAGGTTGGTGTCCAAGATGCTGGCCACCTTCCTTCTGCCAAGCATtccaccttgccaactgtCAAAATTCAATTTGTTGTTGACTGTGATTAATTAACCCACTGAACTACCACTGCACAATCCAAACCAAAGGCCGCGTGTTTAACCTAACTTAGCTTATGTGATTTATTGCTTGTGCCTGCCTTGAATCGGTAACCATCAATAAAACATCCAATATTTGATGGTTGACTTTTTGATGTATGCAACTGCATGCCTAACTTCTCATTGCAGGGGACCTTTGCCCGCATGATATGTGCATCCACAAGGTTGCCCGACATATTGTGGCCCGTTACGATAGGCTACTTGCTACCACTATAAGCTGCGCTGCCACTGGGCAGTGCAGAAAGAGCCTCATCTCTCGTCCCACTTTGCCATCTGAAATCGTCGGCCAGCTGAGAAGAACGTACGTATGAAACCATTCATTCAAAACCTTCATTTTAGAACAAGTCAACTTTGTTCGTCATTTTCAATGAATAACATTTGTCTGATTGTGGCTATCTCGCATGGATGTCATTGAGGACCGGTGATAGGCAAAACATGACATTGAAACCAAAAATGAGAATACTCCAGCCCTGTAAGTAGTCGTGATCTGAAGGATGGCTGGGGTCGGGTACTGATTTGCTTCAAGccttgggagggagggaatgGACAACAAGCACATCTAATTTTAGCCCCGAAAGTGTAAGTCAATCTTCTGTCTCATTTGATGCCACTGTCGAGTGTTTGGGTGAGCTAACCAAAACTCCCAGATCAATCTTCCCCAACAGTGTTATGTGTGAGTGCTCCCATATTTTTTTCATGATAGCAACATGGTGTCTAAACTCCATTCCAGCTTCCTAGACCATGACAACTACCCCGACATAGGCTCACGTCGCGACCGAGCTCTAGAGCATTTCCAAGTCCCTGCTTTTGTTGGCACTAAGACCTGTTTTGACCTGAATGGCTTCTTTGGCAGCCAGGTAACCTATGACGAgacctcctcccaaaagCGCATGATCGGACTTAGTAACTTGCCCCTTCTCTTTTGTTCATTCGTCTTGCTCCCCAGCTGATGAGCTGTTTAAGCAACATGGTTCCGCGTCCTCATCAAAATGGTCCAAAAAGTCGAGGAAGCCCATGACAACCTCCCCGAGTATGCCACCAGTGGCGAGAAAGGCTACAATTGGTTCGAAACAACTTATTTTACCCGATGGGACTACCCAGACAAGCACCAGGTTTTAATTGTCGACACACCTTCGGACTTCCCTGAGCAACTTATTTGCCTTCTTCAAAAAGCGTCACTATCGGGGCAAATCAACTTTCACGATCCCTTGGCAATGCACACCAGTCTCATCGATCAGATAATCGTGTATTCCGACATCTCTGTCTGGCGAATCCGAGACCCGGTCCGTCAAATGGAGAAGGTGGGTGCCTCTTATCAGTAGACGACCATTATATTCTCCCCATGGCTGACAGTCTGTTTCTTCTGCAGAGTCGCATGCGAACCGGCGCCATCTTCAGTGAGGTCCACGAGATGTCCCGTCACGCCATCCATTCCTCAGAAGTTCTTGAAGCGACCATTGACACCCTCAAAGACTTGCAAAGATGCCGAATGATGATTCACGACTCTTTCCCAtcccggcctcctcccatgGCAGCAGCCACTTCTGCTTCCAGAGAGGCGACAACCCCAATTTACTTGACACAAACTTACAAAGACCAGGCCATCCAATATGCACAGTTCCAAATCTCTCTACTCAAAAACTTGAAACTACGAGCCGACAGTAACAGGGAACGACTCAAGAATGAGATCAACACGGTCAGCTGAGCCTTGTTCACACTGGAGGTATATAGCGTCAAGAAACTTTCCACTGACCAAAAATCCAAACAGgccttcaacaacctcaccatgCAAGACAACTCGGTGCTCAAGAGCATAGCCCTTCTCACCATGGTCTTCCTCCCAGCAACATTCTTCTCCGTAagccccctcccaccccttcaaGCTAAACCACGCTTATTAACTAACAAAATCAGTCCCTCTTCAGCACAACCTTTTTCAACTACGGCGATGACGGGGAGTGGCAGGTATCGGGGAAAATGTGGATTTATTGggtcaccaccctcccggCGACGATCCTCATTGTTATTCTTTGGAGGGTGTGGCTCGGAAACAGTGATGCTATTGTTGCTTGTTGGAAACGAGTGAAGAAATGGACATTAGAAGAtcaggggtggaaggggttgtggaggggggctGGGAACACGAAGGAGCAgatggtgaaggaggagggcacGGAGATGGGTCATGTTGTTGGTAAAAATGTTCGTACTTTTTGATGTTGAAAGAGTTTCAGCTAGGATTTGGTTAGACAGATTCTCATAGGAGTGGTTACCTAGGCTGATTTGTATTTCGTGTACCTAGGGATCCCTTATATGACAACAATACACCCAGGCATGGTGAGTTCCCCTTACCACGGAAtatccatcttctccaacgtATCCTCTATCAACCTATACCGGCATGCCTTTTCATTCGTCAGAAGCTTCTGCCAGTTCCTCTTGTCCAGATCCCGAATATTCGCCGCCATAATCTCCCCGACCGTAACCTTCCCATGGTTCCCCACAGCCTCCTCAGGCACCTCCCTctgccccttctcccccccaaacgTCTTGATCAAGTCCTCATTAACCGGGTCACTAAACCCGTACTTTTGCGCCTCCTTAAAATACGCCCtcggcacctccaccccctcggACACCCCCGTCTTCACCACACCCGTCACGGGGTTGTACAACACAATATAAGCGTAATCCACCGGCTCCTTGATAGCGCCCTCCCCAGGTCTAGCAGGGGGCCAACCAGGCCTAGTAATAAAGCTCTCGATAGCCGCGTAGATGATGGTCGTGATACGGCGCTTGACAACCAACTCGATTATCTGAGGACTTACTCGGTTCAGGATCATGCCACGGTCAATCCTGTTGAACGCCCCGGTCATTCCCGCTTCGTTGTAGGGCTGCTCACCCACGCCTGAGGACGCGCCCTCGAAGCCAAGGCAGTAGATTTCGGTGTTATGTGGGAGACGCTTCCGGAGCTGGGTTTCCATGAGCTGGCCTTTGTCGGCGTTCATGGTTGGGATGAGGAGCAGGACGCGTTTTTTCGGAGTGTTGTCTTGGTGGAGCTCGTAGCTGAGCGGGAGGAGTTCATTGTGCGGCtctgggagctggggaggtgggtagACTTTGAGAGGGGGGATTTGCGCTCTCTTGGGGAGATAACTTTTGGAGtagttggggaggttgggtggtgtaGATGTAGAGGTCATTATTTTGGTCGTTGTATGTCAACCTGATGGGTATCTAGTGGCggtttcttttctgtgtGGGAGTCGAGGGAAAAGTTAAGGGTTTCGAGATAGAAATATTCGAAAACAGCCCTAGGTAATCAGTCATACAAAAAGTTGAACAGATGCTGCTGTCACGCGCAAATGGAGGCCAGGAGGTCGAACAAACTGTATAGGCTCACCATTCCTGGCAAACCTGTCATCTGTACCAGATGgcagccaaaaaaaaactcccAGCTGCTCATTTGAAATTTGTGTTCTTTTGCAGGGTGGCTAAGGTGGGCGGTGCCCTAAGGTCGATCACAAGGCAGCAAGGCATAACGTACCATACAAAGTGTTTGCTCTTACTCTGGCTTGTAACATGTGGAACTATCGAGTGGGGGGAAATACTTAATTAAGTAACCAACTAGGTACCATCTGACTTGCAAAAGTCATTTGGGTCTTCATGTTGGAGCGTTTTACAGCATGTGGTAGCTATCATCGGGATTTTCAATTAGATGAGTCGGCGGATTGCTGATAAGGCGAGCACCTAACGGGTGGTATTGGGAATCTTTCAAATCTTTTCCGAGTCAAAGTCAGCAAAGAAAAGCTGTGACTTGTTGGCGTATTCATCCCTTATCAGCTGGCATGACCTTACTCAGGACCAGCAGAAAGAACAGCAGCATGTGCCTCAACCCATTCAGAATAC is drawn from Podospora pseudocomata strain CBS 415.72m chromosome 1 map unlocalized CBS415.72m_1, whole genome shotgun sequence and contains these coding sequences:
- a CDS encoding uncharacterized protein (EggNog:ENOG503P2U3) codes for the protein MAAVYQDIYSEDELSMLLARQLNFNNPLPAQPEQVLEPVAVAAPQPVQAPKIVYISQHYNHSAAHLAKQKEQQQQQQETPARPSSEPPQSEHAAIERVLREYSVDSTNLSPAQFHLFKTVDDPQRMHLIELWRACPPPPQHPSDVDYNSTTSLDQEEALARMRWEQAQQDEMEAELQAQLEHEYQIQMEEQQRQQQQGQRQQEMIISLDGTPLTPVQVGDGRWIQTTAEYGDMEPYMATGYQEELARREYEESARRALLLAEPYEKDMMSGPYSQFGPALVQPGGVIGTGTGGNSEAKRATDPVYKSVGVDWAAIRRREEEYQMSMSEQYGRLMLARGVEDEEDEEML
- a CDS encoding uncharacterized protein (EggNog:ENOG503P2DZ), whose protein sequence is MSLRTGDRQNMTLKPKMRILQPSLGGREWTTSTSNFSPESINLPQQCYVFLDHDNYPDIGSRRDRALEHFQVPAFVGTKTCFDLNGFFGSQVTYDETSSQKRMIGLTTWFRVLIKMVQKVEEAHDNLPEYATSGEKGYNWFETTYFTRWDYPDKHQVLIVDTPSDFPEQLICLLQKASLSGQINFHDPLAMHTSLIDQIIVYSDISVWRIRDPVRQMEKSRMRTGAIFSEVHEMSRHAIHSSEVLEATIDTLKDLQRCRMMIHDSFPSRPPPMAAATSASREATTPIYLTQTYKDQAIQYAQFQISLLKNLKLRADSNRERLKNEINTAFNNLTMQDNSVLKSIALLTMVFLPATFFSSLFSTTFFNYGDDGEWQVSGKMWIYWVTTLPATILIVILWRVWLGNSDAIVACWKRVKKWTLEDQGWKGLWRGAGNTKEQMVKEEGTEMGHVVGKNVRTF
- a CDS encoding uncharacterized protein (EggNog:ENOG503PH03); the protein is MTSTSTPPNLPNYSKSYLPKRAQIPPLKVYPPPQLPEPHNELLPLSYELHQDNTPKKRVLLLIPTMNADKGQLMETQLRKRLPHNTEIYCLGFEGASSGVGEQPYNEAGMTGAFNRIDRGMILNRVSPQIIELVVKRRITTIIYAAIESFITRPGWPPARPGEGAIKEPVDYAYIVLYNPVTGVVKTGVSEGVEVPRAYFKEAQKYGFSDPVNEDLIKTFGGEKGQREVPEEAVGNHGKVTVGEIMAANIRDLDKRNWQKLLTNEKACRYRLIEDTLEKMDIPW